The genomic window CAGGAAGGACGCCGATGTTTTAAGTATATTTTTGCAGTACGTAAAATCACAGGTTGGACCAATTTGCCCGAATGTATTCATGTCTGATTTGGCAGAGTCATACAGTATTGCATGGAACAGGACAATGGGTGCTCCTAAGATGAGACTCTATTGTACCTGGCATGTGGACAGAGCATGGAAAACTAATATCAAGCGGAAAATTTCAGATCTGGATAAAAGAAATGAGGTGTATCGGCTCATTAAATCAGTCTCAATGCTGAGAAATGTAAGTATGTTTCGGGAATCACTGCAAAAAGCACTGCAGAAGCTCAGTAGTGACCCTGACACATCAGAATTTGCTTCATACTTCAAGACACACTATGAGGGAAATGTGGAGTGTTGGGCCTACTGTCACAGAATGTATGCTGGTCTCAATACCAACATGCATGTGGAGAGTATGCATAGGACGTTAAAGGAAATACATGGTAATGCAAGACAGATAAAACGACTGGACAAAGGCATATCTACACTAATGTCCCTAGTTACAGCCAAGATGTTTGACTGGCTTATAGcaaatgtaaaagggaaggttacaagcaaagttcaagacattcgtaataaacacaaaactagtttgttaatggacaaggacctcatcactgaggtagatggtggttgggaagtgccatccacatcatcttcagaggtctacattgttaaagataacagagtcaactgtgagtgcaaattaaaatgtagtgattgcaatgtgtgcatacataggtattactgtacatgtatggattacagtattagattcaatatgtgtaagcacattcacactgtttgccgagatgacagtgtcggtgaaaatcccctgcaaagtccagaggtactgggtactgatgttgatgccaccagtgagagagcagcaatattagctgaattaagcacaaaatatgtttcaaaaacaccaaaatctttgttagaagggagacagaagcTTATTTCAGAGTTTTCCAATATTGTCAGTGGAATGTCTGAGACTGAACTTCAGTTGgccaaaaaaactgtgttatccttaaaggcaaatgtaggagctgttcgagcccgaaacagttatttcaaacaaacagataagggccagaaaagaaagctaataccACAGCAGAGGCTGTTTTCTACCAAGAAGAAAACAGCACGTAATATTTCTCTGGCTGTTCCAAATGCTGAAGAAAGATGTGAAGTAGTAAAATCACTTCTGAATTAGGGTATGTATCAATTTTCAAGTTATTGAGTAGATACATTTACGTGTTGAACCTTGGCAGAGTAAAATGTAATTCATGGTTAATATACGAATATGTGTTCAGTACCTGTCAACTTTGTGtgaattataatttgaaatttatatgcagAGCTCAACATGAATCATGATGTTCCTGCGGAGCATAGTCGTGCCGTGCCAGATGTACAGCATAGCAAAACAGGTAAAACTTGATGGGATCCATCATTCTAAATATGTGTGGTACTATTATAAAGTCCTCACACCAAATAAacatgtcacattaagtaaaatttagaattttgctgttcagtagcaatgcagtgtgtttggaatctgatgtaatagttacttgcagtacagtatatgtatatactatctttcagtacctatcaattttgcctcaattgtgatatgaaatttatttgcagggcttgacaccaATAATCACTTGCATGTTGTAGAACAACCACACAGTATGTTATGGCAGTCAGGTATTCACCATGGTGCATCAGGTGAGTGTAAAGTAAACCTAATGGAGGTAACATATTTGAGTATGATAATAATCTGAATTCATATTAATGTATATTGATATCTTTAAATTCTATTTTACTGTGTCTGCaatataatattaaattaatttacagggctggacatgaaccacattgttgctgtgcagcatggttatgccataccaattgtgcagcacagcacaacaggtaacacttAATCGGACCCATTATTCCGAATGTATCTCATACTGCTCTAATGTCCTCATATCAGCTAAGGGTGTCAGATTAAGTAATATTCACAATgttgctgttcagtagcaatgtaGTGTGTTAGGATTCTGATTTAAGAGTTACTTGCAGTGGAATATATGCCACCTTTTAGACCTTTCAATTTTGTctgtataataacacaaaaattatttgcagggcttgacacccACAATCAGGTCCATGTTGAACAACCACACACTATGCCATGGCAGCCTGGTGTTCATCATGGTGCATCATGTGCGTGTAAAGTAAATCCAATGGAGATAACATTATTTGATTATAATGAAATTCTGAATTTATATATGTATAACTGAACTGTAGTTAGCCAAAAAAACTACGTTATCCTTAAAGGCAAATGTAGAAGCTGTTTGACCCCAAAATGGTTATTTCAGACAAACAGATAAGGGCCATAAAAGAAAGGCTATGCCGCAGAGGAGTCTGCTGTCTACCAAGAAGAAAAGAGCACGTAGTATTTCTCTGGCTGTTGTTGATGCTGTAGAAATCCAGTTCTTAATGACTGGACCTGCAAATAAAATTCACGTCAGATcgcattagatattaaattaatatttgtttcacagatcatgaatatgactCTTTATAATTATGTGGAATGTATCAGTTTAACAAATGTTTACTTGTCATGACCCTTTGTGTTTTATAGAGGAAATTATAGGAATTTGATAAAAGCAGTGTTATCTGGTGTATTACTAGATGAATTATTTTTACTTACTTCAAGCATTACTGTGGTGACCCGGCAATGCCAACAGCATTTCAGTCCCTAATTCTACTTATTATATATGCATGACCTCCACACACTCGAGTCTTCCTGAAGGTGCTGAGTGGTCTTTAGTTCTGGGATCAGATATTGCAGTTCCTCTCAAATCTGGTCCTGACGCAGCTGTAGTGGACAGGGTGGAATGCTATCCTGAACTCCAAATGGTGGAGACATCTCAGGTCCTTCCCATTTGCTTTCAATGCATCACACTCTGGACTGTAAATACAGATTTAATTAGAATTCAGCCATGCCATGTTGCTATCAAATAACAGAAGtgtgaataataattaatattatacTGGGTTGAAAACCAGTATCAAAACATACTTATATTGTGCCAGATTAACTGAAATACCATTACACACCTGACTTGCCTTTCACTAGGCCTGATGAGGCTGAGTGAATCACAATCCTGACCTCTGAAGTGCTGATATTTCATGGACATTTCCACTCTCCTTCTGGCAGAGTGCATCCCAGTCCTGACCTCCTGAACTCCAGATGTTGGGGATATAAGGTCCTCCACTCTTGATACAGTCTATGGGGCCTGACTCGACATCAGTGCCAAGCTCCAAATGTTTGGGACTTCCCTCTAGTCCTCAAGATGGCATAGTCCGGACTGCAAGTAAGCATTTAATCAGAATTCAGATATGTCACATTGCTCCCAAGTAATATCAATTTACATAATGGTTAATGATATACTTGACTGAAAACCAGTATCAAATCATTCTTATATTGTGCCCTATCAGCTGCAATACCATTACATACCTGATTTGCCATTCAGTAAGCCTGATGATGCTGAAAGGATCTGGATCGCCACCTCTTAAGTGATGGAATTCCAAGGTcctttcaaaatggttgaaatggctctgagcactgtgggacttaacatcagaggtcaccagtcccctggaactaaccaaccaaaggacatcacacatatccatgcccgaggcgggattcgaacctgcgaccgtagcagtcacgcggttccggactgaagtgcctagatccgctcagccacagcggcccgcTAATGTTCCTTTCCACTTTCCTTCTGGCAGCCAGGCAAAGCTGAGTGGATCCTACTCCTGGCCTTCTGAAGTCCAGATGTTGTGGATATAAGGTCCTCTACTCTTGATACAGTCTATGGGGCCTGACTCGACATCAGTGCCAAGCTCCAAATGTTTGGGACTTCCCTCTAGTCCTCAAGATGGCATAGTCCGGACTGCAAGTAAGCATATAATCAGAATTCAGATATATCACATTGCTCCCAAATAATAACAATTTACATGGTGGATAATGACGTACTGGACTAAAAACCAGCATCAAAACATCCTTATATTGTGCCCCATTAACtgcaataccattacataccaaTCTGGCCATTCAGTAAGCGTGATGAAGCTGAATGGATCCAGATTGCCCCCTCTGAAGTGATGGAATTCCAAGGTTCTTTCCACTCTCCTTCTGGTGGCCAGATAAGGCTGAGTGTATCCCAGTCCTCGTCATCAGCTCTTGTGGCAGCCTAACGTGCCTGACTTGACATCAGTGTCAAGATCCAAATGTTTGGGACCTCCCTCACTGCTCCTTGACATGGCATAATCCAGACTGCAAGTAAACACTGCATTGAAGTTCTACTGTTCAGAAAGAATATAATTACAACTACTACTCTGTCTTCTCCACAACTACCACTTTAGAAACTGTATAGGCCCAAGGCGAGTAAAGTAGAAAGTTTGCATTATGGTATCTTCATATATTAGACAGGCAGTCTTCAGATGAAACACTATTACTTTAATAAATAGGAttacttaattaaaaaaacaatgttacatacCTGATGTGCTGCTCATATATAATTTGTCATTGTTAAAGAATATAAGGTCATTGGAGCAGTACCACAGACATTTGATATGATGGGTTCCATCAGGTGTTACCTGTGCTGTGCAGCACATTTGATGTGGTGTAACAATGCTGCACAGAAACAATGTGGTTCATGTCCAgcactgtaaaataattttatataatattgcagACAGTAAAACAGAATACAAAAGTATCAATATACAGATATCAAATCAGAACTTCATTATCCTCAAATAATGTTATCCccattagatttactttacacacacctgatgcaccatgatgaTAACCTTACTGCCATTACATAGTGTGTCGTTGTTGCACAACATGGACCAGATTGTGGGTATCAAGCCCtgcaaattatttttgtgttattattcagACAAAATTGATAGTTCTACAAGGTGGCTTATACTCCACTGCAAGTAACTTTTAAATCCAGAATCCAAACACACTACAATGCTACCGAATGACAACATTGTAAATATTACTTAATCTGACATCTTTAGTTCATATGAGGACATTAGAGCAGCATGAGATACATTGGGAATAATGGGTCCATTAAtgtgttacctgttgtgctgtgttgcacatttggtgtggcataaccatgctgcacagcaacaaactggttcatgtccagccctgtaaattaattttacattatattgCAGACAGTAAAATAGAATACAAACGTATCAATATACATATGTAACTTTAGATTTCATTATACTCAAATAATGCTATCTCTattagatttactttacacacacctgatgcaccatgatgaacACCAGGCTGCCATGGCATAGTGTGTGGTTGTTCAACATGGACCTGATTGTgggtgtcaagccctgcaaataatttttgtgttattatacagacaaaattgataggtctAAAAGGTGGCATATATTCCACTGCAAGTAACTTTTAAATCAGAATCCTAACACACtacattgctactgaacagcaacATTGTGAATATTACTTAATCTGACACCCTTAGCTTATATGAGGACATTAGAGCAGTATGAGATACATTCGGAATAATGGGTCCGATTaagtgttacctgttgtgctgtgctgcacaattggtatggcataaccatgctgcacagcaacaatgtggttcatgtccagccctgtaaattaatttaatattatattgcagacacagtaaaatagaatttaaagatatcaatatacattaatatgaattcagattattatcatactcaaatatgttacctccattagatttactttacacacacctgatgcaccatggTGAATACCTGACTGCCATAACATACTGTGTGGTTGTTCTACAACATGCAAGTGATTATtggtgtcaagccctgcaaataaatttcatatcacaattgaggcaaaattgataggtactgaaagatagtatatacatatactgtactgcaagtaactattacatcagattccaaacacactgcattgctactgaacagcaaaattctaaattttacttaatgtgacatgtTTATTTGGTGTGAGGACTTTATAATAGTACCACACATATTTAGAATGATGGATCCCATCAAGTTTTACCTGTTTTGCTATGCTGTACATCTGGCACGGCACGACTATGCTCCGCAGGAACATCATGATTCATGTTGAGCTctgcatataaatttcaaattataattcaCACAAAGTTGACAGGTACTGAACACATATTCGTATATTAACCATGAATTACATTTTACTCTGCCAAGGTTCAACACGTAAATGTATCTACTCAATAACTTGAAAATTGATACATACCCTCATTCAGAAGTGATTTTACTACTTCACATCTTTCTTCAGCATTTGGAACAGCCAGAGAAATATTACGTGCTGTTTTCTTC from Schistocerca nitens isolate TAMUIC-IGC-003100 chromosome 5, iqSchNite1.1, whole genome shotgun sequence includes these protein-coding regions:
- the LOC126260596 gene encoding uncharacterized protein LOC126260596; translation: MNGKCPAEMKVTVHEGGTYQVHFVSTHIGHKQDLTHLPLSQKDRETIATDIAMGLPYDKVLDNVRTSLQDSDLQRIHLTTKQDLYNIAASYNLSSKSVRHKNDAISVEAWVKEMNESENPSVLFYKPQDSTSEHQELRSEDFVLVIMNRAQREMLSKYGEDCICIDGTHGLNGYDFEVTTLLVLDDLRQGFPCAFLISNRKDADVLSIFLQYVKSQVGPICPNVFMSDLAESYSIAWNRTMGAPKMRLYCTWHVDRAWKTNIKRKISDLDKRNEVYRLIKSVSMLRNVSMFRESLQKALQKLSSDPDTSEFASYFKTHYEGNVECWAYCHRMYAGLNTNMHVESMHRTLKEIHGNARQIKRLDKGISTLMSLVTAKMFDWLIANVKGKVTSKVQDIRNKHKTSLLMDKDLITEVDGGWEVPSTSSSEVYIVKDNRVNCECKLKCSDCNVCIHRYYCTCMDYSIRFNMCKHIHTVCRDDSVGENPLQSPEVLGTDVDATSERAAILAELSTKYVSKTPKSLLEGRQKLISEFSNIVSGMSETELQLAKKTVLSLKANVGAVRARNSYFKQTDKGQKRKLIPQQRLFSTKKKTARNISLAVPNAEERCEVVKSLLN